A stretch of the Xiphias gladius isolate SHS-SW01 ecotype Sanya breed wild chromosome 19, ASM1685928v1, whole genome shotgun sequence genome encodes the following:
- the LOC120805297 gene encoding zinc finger protein 37-like isoform X1 has translation MSSVQSMRQFVCDRLTAAAQEILGAFENKIQDYETEIARQRRLLGAVLTPEIKLCQTELSQTSVHMEEEAPLNQQQQQHCNQETSTSVVKPVHLQVKEEHEEKCISQERQQLAQQQETDASKLTSTRAARVRSDQSQPLDTDQPHTAANKAPQSNILNKDTLSESDREGSSVSVPNSDKHLLSHDSRVAESQDAITSNHGSVKPNGHTELAPNEKSNEENTASATNTEQTSDKRCNDENTALTRSTELAPTEKSNNETSTRSTESPPNNKPDNGKTKSATSTELTPDQNSNGENTTSAKSTEPAPDNKCNNKTTTSTSDGNTTSNKRTEITPNKRSNVENTASTESTDPTRHVNENENRTVTRNTASAQNRDPKGEEHKTRKKPDDGKATSTSSIKPTLGQKRNNETKSSRSTKLSPNKNCSRENTTSTESAEPAPNKKSSDEKKSTTSTEPRADDKCNHRKTTSTESIQPKPERKPSDGKRTSTTSTKPIPNKKDNDGTTMSARSEEPTLHKRQEDGSATSNGSTDPTPRKRRKDDCTTSTSSTELKHSDKHINESATSNGSTDPTQNRKDGNTSSGSIEDDENPYKCDWCGRVMTNFKNYKFHMKSHTVEKTFKCDTCGKMFRESWDLNKHVVIHSVEKPFKCNVCGNGFNRRYNLDLHLRVHTGEKPYKCDSCEKSFSSCVNMKKHMRIHTGEKPYACSDCGKEFADSSSFKNHLRVHTGEKPFRCSHCKRRFATRTTLKRHTRTHTGEKPYKCNVCEKVFGHKTDLKGHVRTHTGEKPYKCGTCGEQFSNWSKLNKHKIVHTSDAQSSSA, from the exons ATGTCTTCGGTGCAAAGTATGCGCCAGTTTGTCTGCGATCGACTAACTGCCGCTGCTCAAGAAATATTGGGAGCATTcgaaaacaaaatacaagatTACGAGACAGAAATCGCTCGTCAACGTAGGCTGTTGGGAGCCGTTCTGACGCCTGAGATAAAATTATGCCAGACAG AGCTCTCACAGACATCTGTCCATATGGAGGAGGAGGCTCCCCtgaaccagcagcagcagcagcactgtaaCCAGGAGACGAGCACCAGTGTAGTCAAACCAGTTCATCTGCAGGTTAAAGAGGAACACGAGGAAAAATGCATCAGTCAGGAACGACAGCAGCTGGCACAGCAACAGGAGACTGATGCCTCTAAGTTGACTTCCACACGTGCGGCACGTGTCCGCAGTGATCAGTCTCAGCCTTTGGACACTGACCAGCCTCACACTGCAGCAAATAAAGCTCCTCAGTCCAACATcctaaacaaagacacattaTCTGAATCTGACAGGGAGGGTTCTTCAGTATCAGTGCCAAACAGTGACAAGCACCTCCTCTCTCACGACTCTCGTGTAGCTGAGAGCCAAGATGCCATAACTTCTAACCACGGAAGTGTAAAACCAAATGGACATACTGAGTTAGCACCAAATGAGAAAAGCAACGAGGAGAACACAGCATCAGCTACGAATACGGAGCAAACATCAGATAAGAGATGTAATGATGAAAACACAGCATTAACCAGGAGTACCGAGCTAGCACCAACGGAGAAATCTAACAATGAGACATCAACTAGAAGTACTGAGTCACCACCAAATAACAAACCCgataatggaaaaacaaaatcgGCTACAAGTACTGAGCTAACACCTGATCAGAACTCTAACGGTGAGAACACAACATCAGCTAAAAGTACTGAACCAGCACCAGATAACAAATGTAACAATAAGACCACTACATCTACTAGTGATGGGAACACAACATCAAACAAAAGAACTGAGATAACACCAAACAAGAGAAGCAATGTTGAGAACACAGCATCAACTGAAAGTACTGACCCAACAcgacatgtaaatgaaaatgaaaacaggaccGTAACCAGAAATACTGCATCAGCACAAAATAGAGACCCGAAAGGGGAAGAACACAAGACACGGAAGAAACCCGATGATGGGAAAGCGACATCAACTTCAAGTATTAAACCAACACTAGGTCAGAAACGAAACAATGAGACAAAATCAAGCAGAAGTACAAAGCTATCACCAAATAAGAATTGTAGCAGAGAGAACACAACATCAACTGAAAGCGCTGAACCAGCCCCTAATAAGAAATCCAGTGATGAGAAAAAATCAACCACAAGTACTGAACCAAGAGCAGATGATAAATGCAATCATAGGAAAACAACTTCTACTGAAAGTATTCAGCCAAAACCAGAGAGGAAACCCAGTGATGGGAAAAGAACATCAACTACAAGTACCAAGCCAATACCTAATAAGAAAGATAATGATGGAACGACAATGTCTGCAAGAAGTGAGGAGCCAACGCTGCACAAGAGACAAGAGGACGGGAGCGCAACATCAAATGGAAGTACTGACCCAACACCAAGAAAGAGACGGAAGGATGACTGTACAACATCAACCAGTAGTACAGAGCTAAAACATAGTGACAAACATATCAATGAGAGCGCAACATCAAATGGAAGTACTGACCCAACACAAAACAGGAAAGATGGGAACACTTCAAGCGGTAGTATCGAGGATGACGAAAACCCTTACAAGTGTGACTGGTGTGGTAGAGTGATGACCAATTTCAAAAACTACAAATTCCATATGAAATCCCACACTGTCGAAAAGACTTTCAAATGCGACACTTGCGGGAAAATGTTCAGGGAGAGTTGGGACTTGAATAAACATGTAGTAATTCACTCTGTCGAGAAGCCTTTCAAGTGCAACGTTTGCGGAAACGGATTCAACCGGCGTTACAATCTCGACCTGCATCTTAGGGTTCACACCGGGGAAAAGCCGTACAAATGCGACAGCTGTGAGAAGAGCTTCAGCTCCTGTGTGAACATGAAGAAGCACATGAGAATTCACACAGGTGAGAAGCCTTACGCGTGCAGCGACTGCGGGAAGGAGTTTGCAGATTCTTCGTCTTTCAAAAACCATCTGCGGGTTCATACGGGCGAGAAGCCCTTCAGGTGTTCCCACTGCAAGAGAAGATTTGCCACCAGGACAACTCTGAAGAGGCACACCCGAACACACACCGGCGAAAAGCCCTATAAGTGCAATGTGTGTGAGAAGGTGTTCGGTCACAAAACGGACCTGAAAGGACACGTGAGGACACATACCGGGGAGAAGCCTTACAAATGTGGTACTTGTGGAGAACAGTTCTCCAACTGGTCAAAACTCAACAAGCACAAGATTGTCCACACAAGTGATGCACAAAGCTCCTCTGCTTAA
- the LOC120805297 gene encoding zinc finger protein 37-like isoform X2, with product MTNGLSTFRELSQTSVHMEEEAPLNQQQQQHCNQETSTSVVKPVHLQVKEEHEEKCISQERQQLAQQQETDASKLTSTRAARVRSDQSQPLDTDQPHTAANKAPQSNILNKDTLSESDREGSSVSVPNSDKHLLSHDSRVAESQDAITSNHGSVKPNGHTELAPNEKSNEENTASATNTEQTSDKRCNDENTALTRSTELAPTEKSNNETSTRSTESPPNNKPDNGKTKSATSTELTPDQNSNGENTTSAKSTEPAPDNKCNNKTTTSTSDGNTTSNKRTEITPNKRSNVENTASTESTDPTRHVNENENRTVTRNTASAQNRDPKGEEHKTRKKPDDGKATSTSSIKPTLGQKRNNETKSSRSTKLSPNKNCSRENTTSTESAEPAPNKKSSDEKKSTTSTEPRADDKCNHRKTTSTESIQPKPERKPSDGKRTSTTSTKPIPNKKDNDGTTMSARSEEPTLHKRQEDGSATSNGSTDPTPRKRRKDDCTTSTSSTELKHSDKHINESATSNGSTDPTQNRKDGNTSSGSIEDDENPYKCDWCGRVMTNFKNYKFHMKSHTVEKTFKCDTCGKMFRESWDLNKHVVIHSVEKPFKCNVCGNGFNRRYNLDLHLRVHTGEKPYKCDSCEKSFSSCVNMKKHMRIHTGEKPYACSDCGKEFADSSSFKNHLRVHTGEKPFRCSHCKRRFATRTTLKRHTRTHTGEKPYKCNVCEKVFGHKTDLKGHVRTHTGEKPYKCGTCGEQFSNWSKLNKHKIVHTSDAQSSSA from the exons ATGACAAATGGCCTTTCTACTTTCAGAG AGCTCTCACAGACATCTGTCCATATGGAGGAGGAGGCTCCCCtgaaccagcagcagcagcagcactgtaaCCAGGAGACGAGCACCAGTGTAGTCAAACCAGTTCATCTGCAGGTTAAAGAGGAACACGAGGAAAAATGCATCAGTCAGGAACGACAGCAGCTGGCACAGCAACAGGAGACTGATGCCTCTAAGTTGACTTCCACACGTGCGGCACGTGTCCGCAGTGATCAGTCTCAGCCTTTGGACACTGACCAGCCTCACACTGCAGCAAATAAAGCTCCTCAGTCCAACATcctaaacaaagacacattaTCTGAATCTGACAGGGAGGGTTCTTCAGTATCAGTGCCAAACAGTGACAAGCACCTCCTCTCTCACGACTCTCGTGTAGCTGAGAGCCAAGATGCCATAACTTCTAACCACGGAAGTGTAAAACCAAATGGACATACTGAGTTAGCACCAAATGAGAAAAGCAACGAGGAGAACACAGCATCAGCTACGAATACGGAGCAAACATCAGATAAGAGATGTAATGATGAAAACACAGCATTAACCAGGAGTACCGAGCTAGCACCAACGGAGAAATCTAACAATGAGACATCAACTAGAAGTACTGAGTCACCACCAAATAACAAACCCgataatggaaaaacaaaatcgGCTACAAGTACTGAGCTAACACCTGATCAGAACTCTAACGGTGAGAACACAACATCAGCTAAAAGTACTGAACCAGCACCAGATAACAAATGTAACAATAAGACCACTACATCTACTAGTGATGGGAACACAACATCAAACAAAAGAACTGAGATAACACCAAACAAGAGAAGCAATGTTGAGAACACAGCATCAACTGAAAGTACTGACCCAACAcgacatgtaaatgaaaatgaaaacaggaccGTAACCAGAAATACTGCATCAGCACAAAATAGAGACCCGAAAGGGGAAGAACACAAGACACGGAAGAAACCCGATGATGGGAAAGCGACATCAACTTCAAGTATTAAACCAACACTAGGTCAGAAACGAAACAATGAGACAAAATCAAGCAGAAGTACAAAGCTATCACCAAATAAGAATTGTAGCAGAGAGAACACAACATCAACTGAAAGCGCTGAACCAGCCCCTAATAAGAAATCCAGTGATGAGAAAAAATCAACCACAAGTACTGAACCAAGAGCAGATGATAAATGCAATCATAGGAAAACAACTTCTACTGAAAGTATTCAGCCAAAACCAGAGAGGAAACCCAGTGATGGGAAAAGAACATCAACTACAAGTACCAAGCCAATACCTAATAAGAAAGATAATGATGGAACGACAATGTCTGCAAGAAGTGAGGAGCCAACGCTGCACAAGAGACAAGAGGACGGGAGCGCAACATCAAATGGAAGTACTGACCCAACACCAAGAAAGAGACGGAAGGATGACTGTACAACATCAACCAGTAGTACAGAGCTAAAACATAGTGACAAACATATCAATGAGAGCGCAACATCAAATGGAAGTACTGACCCAACACAAAACAGGAAAGATGGGAACACTTCAAGCGGTAGTATCGAGGATGACGAAAACCCTTACAAGTGTGACTGGTGTGGTAGAGTGATGACCAATTTCAAAAACTACAAATTCCATATGAAATCCCACACTGTCGAAAAGACTTTCAAATGCGACACTTGCGGGAAAATGTTCAGGGAGAGTTGGGACTTGAATAAACATGTAGTAATTCACTCTGTCGAGAAGCCTTTCAAGTGCAACGTTTGCGGAAACGGATTCAACCGGCGTTACAATCTCGACCTGCATCTTAGGGTTCACACCGGGGAAAAGCCGTACAAATGCGACAGCTGTGAGAAGAGCTTCAGCTCCTGTGTGAACATGAAGAAGCACATGAGAATTCACACAGGTGAGAAGCCTTACGCGTGCAGCGACTGCGGGAAGGAGTTTGCAGATTCTTCGTCTTTCAAAAACCATCTGCGGGTTCATACGGGCGAGAAGCCCTTCAGGTGTTCCCACTGCAAGAGAAGATTTGCCACCAGGACAACTCTGAAGAGGCACACCCGAACACACACCGGCGAAAAGCCCTATAAGTGCAATGTGTGTGAGAAGGTGTTCGGTCACAAAACGGACCTGAAAGGACACGTGAGGACACATACCGGGGAGAAGCCTTACAAATGTGGTACTTGTGGAGAACAGTTCTCCAACTGGTCAAAACTCAACAAGCACAAGATTGTCCACACAAGTGATGCACAAAGCTCCTCTGCTTAA
- the LOC120805297 gene encoding zinc finger protein 37-like isoform X3, whose protein sequence is MEEEAPLNQQQQQHCNQETSTSVVKPVHLQVKEEHEEKCISQERQQLAQQQETDASKLTSTRAARVRSDQSQPLDTDQPHTAANKAPQSNILNKDTLSESDREGSSVSVPNSDKHLLSHDSRVAESQDAITSNHGSVKPNGHTELAPNEKSNEENTASATNTEQTSDKRCNDENTALTRSTELAPTEKSNNETSTRSTESPPNNKPDNGKTKSATSTELTPDQNSNGENTTSAKSTEPAPDNKCNNKTTTSTSDGNTTSNKRTEITPNKRSNVENTASTESTDPTRHVNENENRTVTRNTASAQNRDPKGEEHKTRKKPDDGKATSTSSIKPTLGQKRNNETKSSRSTKLSPNKNCSRENTTSTESAEPAPNKKSSDEKKSTTSTEPRADDKCNHRKTTSTESIQPKPERKPSDGKRTSTTSTKPIPNKKDNDGTTMSARSEEPTLHKRQEDGSATSNGSTDPTPRKRRKDDCTTSTSSTELKHSDKHINESATSNGSTDPTQNRKDGNTSSGSIEDDENPYKCDWCGRVMTNFKNYKFHMKSHTVEKTFKCDTCGKMFRESWDLNKHVVIHSVEKPFKCNVCGNGFNRRYNLDLHLRVHTGEKPYKCDSCEKSFSSCVNMKKHMRIHTGEKPYACSDCGKEFADSSSFKNHLRVHTGEKPFRCSHCKRRFATRTTLKRHTRTHTGEKPYKCNVCEKVFGHKTDLKGHVRTHTGEKPYKCGTCGEQFSNWSKLNKHKIVHTSDAQSSSA, encoded by the coding sequence ATGGAGGAGGAGGCTCCCCtgaaccagcagcagcagcagcactgtaaCCAGGAGACGAGCACCAGTGTAGTCAAACCAGTTCATCTGCAGGTTAAAGAGGAACACGAGGAAAAATGCATCAGTCAGGAACGACAGCAGCTGGCACAGCAACAGGAGACTGATGCCTCTAAGTTGACTTCCACACGTGCGGCACGTGTCCGCAGTGATCAGTCTCAGCCTTTGGACACTGACCAGCCTCACACTGCAGCAAATAAAGCTCCTCAGTCCAACATcctaaacaaagacacattaTCTGAATCTGACAGGGAGGGTTCTTCAGTATCAGTGCCAAACAGTGACAAGCACCTCCTCTCTCACGACTCTCGTGTAGCTGAGAGCCAAGATGCCATAACTTCTAACCACGGAAGTGTAAAACCAAATGGACATACTGAGTTAGCACCAAATGAGAAAAGCAACGAGGAGAACACAGCATCAGCTACGAATACGGAGCAAACATCAGATAAGAGATGTAATGATGAAAACACAGCATTAACCAGGAGTACCGAGCTAGCACCAACGGAGAAATCTAACAATGAGACATCAACTAGAAGTACTGAGTCACCACCAAATAACAAACCCgataatggaaaaacaaaatcgGCTACAAGTACTGAGCTAACACCTGATCAGAACTCTAACGGTGAGAACACAACATCAGCTAAAAGTACTGAACCAGCACCAGATAACAAATGTAACAATAAGACCACTACATCTACTAGTGATGGGAACACAACATCAAACAAAAGAACTGAGATAACACCAAACAAGAGAAGCAATGTTGAGAACACAGCATCAACTGAAAGTACTGACCCAACAcgacatgtaaatgaaaatgaaaacaggaccGTAACCAGAAATACTGCATCAGCACAAAATAGAGACCCGAAAGGGGAAGAACACAAGACACGGAAGAAACCCGATGATGGGAAAGCGACATCAACTTCAAGTATTAAACCAACACTAGGTCAGAAACGAAACAATGAGACAAAATCAAGCAGAAGTACAAAGCTATCACCAAATAAGAATTGTAGCAGAGAGAACACAACATCAACTGAAAGCGCTGAACCAGCCCCTAATAAGAAATCCAGTGATGAGAAAAAATCAACCACAAGTACTGAACCAAGAGCAGATGATAAATGCAATCATAGGAAAACAACTTCTACTGAAAGTATTCAGCCAAAACCAGAGAGGAAACCCAGTGATGGGAAAAGAACATCAACTACAAGTACCAAGCCAATACCTAATAAGAAAGATAATGATGGAACGACAATGTCTGCAAGAAGTGAGGAGCCAACGCTGCACAAGAGACAAGAGGACGGGAGCGCAACATCAAATGGAAGTACTGACCCAACACCAAGAAAGAGACGGAAGGATGACTGTACAACATCAACCAGTAGTACAGAGCTAAAACATAGTGACAAACATATCAATGAGAGCGCAACATCAAATGGAAGTACTGACCCAACACAAAACAGGAAAGATGGGAACACTTCAAGCGGTAGTATCGAGGATGACGAAAACCCTTACAAGTGTGACTGGTGTGGTAGAGTGATGACCAATTTCAAAAACTACAAATTCCATATGAAATCCCACACTGTCGAAAAGACTTTCAAATGCGACACTTGCGGGAAAATGTTCAGGGAGAGTTGGGACTTGAATAAACATGTAGTAATTCACTCTGTCGAGAAGCCTTTCAAGTGCAACGTTTGCGGAAACGGATTCAACCGGCGTTACAATCTCGACCTGCATCTTAGGGTTCACACCGGGGAAAAGCCGTACAAATGCGACAGCTGTGAGAAGAGCTTCAGCTCCTGTGTGAACATGAAGAAGCACATGAGAATTCACACAGGTGAGAAGCCTTACGCGTGCAGCGACTGCGGGAAGGAGTTTGCAGATTCTTCGTCTTTCAAAAACCATCTGCGGGTTCATACGGGCGAGAAGCCCTTCAGGTGTTCCCACTGCAAGAGAAGATTTGCCACCAGGACAACTCTGAAGAGGCACACCCGAACACACACCGGCGAAAAGCCCTATAAGTGCAATGTGTGTGAGAAGGTGTTCGGTCACAAAACGGACCTGAAAGGACACGTGAGGACACATACCGGGGAGAAGCCTTACAAATGTGGTACTTGTGGAGAACAGTTCTCCAACTGGTCAAAACTCAACAAGCACAAGATTGTCCACACAAGTGATGCACAAAGCTCCTCTGCTTAA